A genomic stretch from Podospora pseudoanserina strain CBS 124.78 chromosome 3, whole genome shotgun sequence includes:
- the YHM2 gene encoding Mitochondrial DNA replication protein yhm2 (COG:C; EggNog:ENOG503NTZB; BUSCO:EOG09263HD8) produces MSAAIAPSLPASEPPKLEKKPIKFSNLLLGAGLNLFEVTSLGQPLEVIKTTMAANRGDGFGAALGRIWNRGGVFGFYQGLIPWAWIEASTKGAVLLFVASEAEYYARAAGAGEFGGGIFGGVTGGVAQAYATMGFCTCMKTVEITKHKMASTGQKAPGTWATFMDIYRREGIRGINKGVNAVAIRQMTNWGSRFGLSRLAEQGIRDLTGKKEGEKLSAVEKITASALGGGLSAWNQPIEVIRVEMQSKKEDPNRPKKMTVGNTFKYIYETNGLKGLYRGVTPRIGLGVWQTVCMVAMGDMAKTYVEKLTGEAVTAKH; encoded by the exons ATGTCCGCCGCTATTGCCCCCTCTCTCCCGGCTTCCGAGCCTCCcaagctcgagaagaagcccatcaaGTTTTCCAATTTGCTCTTGGGCGCCGGTTTGAACCTGTTCGAggtcacctccctcggccaGCCCCTGGAGGTCATCAAGACCACCATGGCGGCGAACCGAGGTGATGGTTTCGGAGCTGCTCTTGGCCGCATTTGGAAccgtggtggtgttttcggCT TTTACCAAGGTCTCATTCCCTGGGCCTGGATCGAAGCCTCCACCAAAGGCGCCGTCCTTCTCTTCGTCGCTTCCGAGGCCGAGTACTATGCCCGCGctgccggcgccggcgagTTCGGCGGTGGCATTTTCGGTGGTGTgacgggtggtgttgcgcaGGCGTACGCTACTATGGGTTTCTGCACCTGCATGAAGACGGTGGAGATCACCAAGCACAAGATGGCTTCCACCGGCCAAAAGGCTCCCGGCACCTGGGCCACCTTCATGGACATCTACCGCCGCGAAGGCATCAGAGGTATCAACAAGGGTGTCAACGCTGTTGCGATTCGCCAGATGACCAACTGGGGTTCTCGCTTCGGTCTGAGCCGTCTCGCTGAGCAGGGCATCAGGGATCTCACCggcaagaaggagggtgagAAGCTGAGCGCTGTGGAGAAGATCACTGCCTCGGcgctgggtggtggtttgtcGGCCTGGAACCAGCCTATCGAGGTTATCCGCGTCGAGATGCAGAGCAAGAAGGAAGATCCCAACCGCCCCAAGAAGATGACGGTCGGGAATACCTTCAAGTATATTTACGAGACGAACGGGCTCAAGGGTCTGTACCGCGGTGTGACGCCCCGTATTGGGTTGGGCGTCTGGCAGACGGTTTGCATGGTCGCCATGGGTGACAT GGCAAAGACGTATGTCGAGAAGCTGACTGGCGAGGCCGTCACCGCTAAGCATTAG
- the CIT1 gene encoding citrate (Si)-synthase (COG:H; EggNog:ENOG503NU5Z), translating to MAPAMRLTSSALRASLKASSFATKQTAFTAARCYSSKTQTLKERFAELLPEKIEEIKALRKEHGSKVVDKVTLDQVYGGARGIKCLVWEGSVLDAEEGIRFRGKTIPECQQVLPKAPGGSEPLPEGLFWLLLTGEVPTEQQVRDLSADWAARAEIPKFVEELIDRCPSDLHPMAQFSMAVTALEQTSSFARAYAKGINKKEYWGYTFEDSMDLIAKLPTIAARIYQNVFKGGKVAPVQKDKDYSFNFANQLGFGNNADFIELMRLYLTIHTDHEGGNVSAHTTHLVGSALSSPFLSLAAGLNGLAGPLHGLANQEVLNWLTEMKKVIGDDISDESITKYLWDTLNSGRVVPGYGHAVLRKTDPRYSAQREFAQKHMSEDPMFKLVSQVYKIAPKVLTEHGKTKNPYPNVDAHSGVLLQYYGLTEANYYTVLFGVSRAIGVLPQLIIDRAVGAPIERPKSFSTEKWIEICKKL from the exons ATGGCTCCTGCGATGCGCCTGACTTCCTCCGCCCTCCGGGCTTCGTTGAAGGCTTCGTCCTTTGCGACCAAGCAGACTGCCTTCACTGCTGCCCGCTGCTACTCCTCCAAGACCCAG ACCCTCAAGGAGCGCTTCGCCGAGCTCCTCCCCGAGAAGatcgaggagatcaaggctcTCAGAAA GGAGCATGGCTCCAAGGTTGTTGACAAGGTCACTCTCGACCAGGTCTATGGCGGTGCCCGTGGCATCAAGTGCCTCGTCTGGGAGGGTTCTGTCCtcgacgccgaggagggcATCCGTTTCCGCGGCAAGACCATCCCCGAGTGCCAGCAGGTCCTCCCCAAGGCCCCCGGCGGCAGCGAGCCCCTTCCCGAGGGTCTCTTCTGGCTCCTCCTCACGGGTGAGGTTCCCACCGAGCAGCAGGTCCGCGACCTCTCTGCCGACTGGGCTGCCCGCGCCGAGATCCCCAAGTTCGTTGAGGAGTTGATCGACCGCTGCCCCAGCGACCTCCACCCCATGGCTCAGTTCTCCATGGCCGTCACTGCTCTCGAGCAGACCTCTTCCTTCGCCCGTGCCTACGCCAAGGGCATCAACAAGAAGGAATACTGGGGATACACCTTTGAGGACTCCATGGACCTCATCGCCAAGCTCCCCACCATCGCTGCCCGCATCTACCAGAACGTCTTCAAGGGCGGCAAGGTCGCTCCCGTccagaaggacaaggactATTCCTTCAACTTCGCCAACCAGCTCGGCTTCGGCAACAACGCTGACTTCATTGAGCTCATGCGTCTCTACCTCACCATCCACACCGACCACGAGGGTGGAAACGTCAGCGCCCACACCACTCACCTTGTCGGCTCTGCTCTCAGCTCCCCCTTCCTGTCCCTCGCTGCCGGTCTCAACGGTCTTGCCGGTCCCCTCCACGGCCTCGCCAACCAGGAGGTGCTCAACTGGCTCACCGAGATGAAGAAGGTCATTGGTGACGATATCTCCGATGAGAGCATCACCAAGTACCTCTGGGACACCCTCAACTCCGGCCGTGTCGTCCCCGGTTACGGCCACGCCGTCCTCCGCAAGACCGACCCCCGCTACTCTGCCCAGCGCGAGTTCGCCCAGAAGCACATGTCTGAGGACCCCATGTTCAAGCTCGTCAGCCAGGTCTACAAGATCGCCCCCAAGGTTCTTACCGAGCACGGCAAGACCAAGAACCCCTACCCCAACGTCGATGCCCACTCCGGTGTCCTCCTCCAGTACTATGGTCTCACCGAGGCTAACTACTACACCGTCCTCTTCGGTGTCTCCCGCGCCATTGGTGTCCTTCCCCAGCTCATCATTGACCGCGCCGTCGGTGCCCCCATTGAGAG ACCCAAGTCTTTCTCCACCGAGAAGTGGATCGAGATCTGCAAGAAGTTGTAA